In Nicotiana tabacum cultivar K326 chromosome 19, ASM71507v2, whole genome shotgun sequence, one DNA window encodes the following:
- the LOC107798822 gene encoding methylsterol monooxygenase 1-1 has translation MLPFESIQEAEMSLGRNLTFAETLWFKYTADKSDLYLYCHNTIFLIIFYTLVPLPMVIIELLRSKKLEIYKIQPKIRFSLSEMMECYRKVLTTFVFAVSPLQFFSYPIIQWVGIRTSLPLPCASEVFWQLVVYFLVEDYANYWLHRMLHHYKWGYDKIHRVHHEYVAPIGFAAPYAHWAEIIILGFASFLGPLMVPCHMFTFWLWFVLRQIEAIETHSGYEFPWSPSKYIPFYGGAIYHDYHHFVGESCHSNFASVFTYCDYIYGTDKGYRYQKEVFEKRREKLRSMEDNVNGSTTPFKSE, from the exons ATGCTGCCATTTGAAAGCATTCAAGAGGCAGAGATGTCTCTGGGGAGGAACTTGACATTTGCAGAGACATTGTGGTTCAAATACACAGCTGATAAATCAGATTTGTATCTTTATTGTCACAACACAATTTTCTTGATAATTTTTTACACATTGGTCCCTTTGCCTATGGTGATTATTGAGCTACTAAGGTCCAAGAAGTTGGAAATTTACAAGATTCAACCCAAGATCAGATTTTctttatctgaaatgatggaatgCTACAGAAAAGTCCTTACCACTTTTGTATTTGCTGTCAGTCCACTACAGTTCTTCTCATACCCTATCATTCAG TGGGTTGGAATAAGGACAAGTTTGCCCCTGCCATGTGCATCAGAAGTGTTTTGGCAATTAGTGGTGTATTTCTTAGTTGAAGACTATGCAAACTATTGGCTTCACAGAATGCTCCATCATTATAAATGGGGTTATGACAAAATACACAGAGTACATCATGAATATGTGGCCCCAATTGGTTTTGCAGCACCTTATGCTCATTGGGCTGAGATTATTATCTTGGGCTTTGCTTCTTTCCTTGGCCCACTTATGGTCCCTTGTCACATGTTTACCTTTTGGCTTTGGTTCGTTTTGAGGCAAATTGAAGCCATTGAAACTCATAGCGG CTATGAATTTCCATGgagtccttcaaaatatatacCATTTTATGGGGGAGCAATATATCATGACTATCACCATTTTGTTGGGGAAAGTTGTCACAGCAACTTTGCTTCAGTCTTCACTTACTGTGATTACATATATGGAACCGACAAG GGGTACCGGTACCAGAAGGAAGTCTTCGAAAAG AGAAGAGAGAAGTTGAGAAGCATGGAAGACAATGTTAATGGATCTACAACTCCCTTCAAatctgaataa